In a single window of the uncultured Dysgonomonas sp. genome:
- a CDS encoding polymer-forming cytoskeletal protein: MFNKKNNISGIISTASLDKAHSVLSQSTMFSGEINSKGDLRIDGSIEGNINCEGKVIIGPDGRVNGNIKSSSIELMGKINGDVIAYDIVRLKSSSYFKGEITALNLEIEAGANFFGTCKMVTEQDTIENATIIPEVLALE, encoded by the coding sequence ATGTTTAATAAGAAAAATAATATATCAGGTATTATATCAACAGCCTCTTTAGATAAGGCGCATAGCGTTCTGTCTCAATCAACAATGTTTTCGGGTGAGATAAATTCAAAAGGAGATCTTCGGATTGACGGCAGTATCGAGGGTAATATTAATTGCGAAGGAAAAGTTATAATTGGCCCCGATGGCAGAGTAAATGGTAATATCAAAAGTAGCAGTATCGAGTTGATGGGTAAGATTAACGGCGATGTTATTGCCTATGATATTGTTCGGCTTAAATCATCATCTTATTTCAAAGGAGAGATAACAGCTTTAAACTTAGAGATTGAGGCTGGTGCAAATTTCTTTGGTACCTGTAAGATGGTTACAGAACAAGATACGATTGAGAATGCAACTATTATACCTGAAGTACTAGCACTTGAATAA
- a CDS encoding HmuY family protein produces MKKLFYLFLFTALMVFNSCSDSEDDVKLPDITVNFTSTELGLDEDNQSIDVTINLSRKAESAIDVTLGVTATGAVYGTQFTTTPAVGSDKLVVNIPAGSTSASFKVSKVSNALFEGTETLAFTISSISVNDGIVIGDKKEATLKFGAIVSEGQKLTLEGKVGDIAYANSVYVDLSSNTQTPVDRKSWNLGFYGGNDFKVVLNGAYATTATASTKTDITAITLADAEAAKDIAASPMTTEGLSTEVIDSFDGDLTKTVFATISATDSENKVYFVASEGNKTSRDQWYKVKVSRNGEGYKVQYAKVSETTIKTVEIAKNTAYNFTFLSLETGTTVNVEPEAKKWDIVWGYNIGSTMGMPYFMQDLVLINNVAGTEAVQVMVADTKYEDFNESKLTSLTFSKARNVIGSNWRVTSNMGGSTAPLGIQFDRYYVIKDANGFYYKLRFLTMGLANDKGDRGRPQIEYALIK; encoded by the coding sequence ATGAAAAAATTATTCTACTTATTTCTTTTTACGGCCTTGATGGTCTTCAACTCGTGTAGCGATAGTGAAGACGATGTGAAATTGCCGGATATTACGGTCAACTTTACATCTACTGAATTGGGTCTCGACGAAGATAATCAATCTATAGACGTTACTATAAACCTGAGTCGTAAAGCCGAATCGGCAATTGATGTCACACTGGGAGTTACAGCTACAGGAGCAGTCTATGGGACACAATTTACTACAACACCAGCCGTTGGAAGTGATAAACTTGTAGTGAATATTCCGGCAGGAAGTACATCTGCTTCATTTAAAGTATCTAAAGTTAGTAACGCTTTATTTGAAGGTACAGAAACTCTGGCTTTTACTATATCTTCAATATCTGTAAATGATGGTATCGTTATTGGTGATAAAAAAGAGGCCACACTGAAATTCGGAGCAATAGTATCGGAAGGTCAGAAGCTGACTCTTGAAGGAAAAGTAGGTGACATAGCTTATGCTAATTCTGTATATGTGGATTTAAGTAGTAATACGCAAACTCCAGTTGACCGTAAGAGTTGGAATTTAGGATTTTATGGTGGAAATGATTTCAAGGTCGTATTGAATGGAGCTTATGCCACTACCGCAACAGCTTCTACCAAGACAGATATTACAGCAATAACTCTTGCTGATGCCGAAGCCGCAAAAGACATTGCAGCAAGTCCGATGACTACAGAAGGATTATCTACAGAAGTAATAGACAGTTTTGACGGAGATCTTACTAAAACCGTATTTGCGACAATATCGGCTACCGATAGTGAGAATAAGGTTTATTTTGTTGCATCGGAAGGAAATAAAACTAGCCGTGATCAATGGTATAAAGTAAAAGTTAGCCGTAACGGTGAGGGGTACAAAGTACAGTATGCCAAAGTTAGTGAGACCACAATCAAGACTGTAGAGATAGCTAAAAATACAGCTTATAATTTCACATTCTTGTCTCTGGAGACAGGCACAACGGTTAATGTAGAACCGGAGGCTAAGAAATGGGATATAGTATGGGGATATAACATCGGTTCTACGATGGGTATGCCATACTTTATGCAAGACTTGGTACTTATCAATAATGTAGCCGGAACAGAAGCTGTGCAGGTGATGGTGGCAGATACCAAATACGAAGATTTCAACGAATCTAAATTAACAAGTCTTACATTTTCTAAAGCCCGCAACGTGATCGGTAGCAATTGGCGTGTAACATCTAATATGGGTGGTTCTACAGCTCCTCTTGGCATACAGTTCGACCGCTACTATGTAATAAAAGACGCCAACGGATTCTATTACAAATTGCGTTTCCTTACTATGGGATTGGCTAATGACAAGGGCGATAGAGGACGTCCGCAAATAGAATACGCATTAATTAAATAA
- a CDS encoding TonB-dependent receptor, with product MLKYIFIVIALFAVTLNTIAQKTTKERVSGIVKTTDGQPAECISVSLKNTTYGCITDENGHFEFDAPAGEYILVVYSIAAHRKETPVIIKTSDSNFFPDLTIIENKNQLEEVVVTGQFTPQSLRNSLYKVRVINNQAIQQKAATDMQSLLNTEIGVRITNDIALGENKFELMGMGGNNIKILVDGVPLVDRGATKQSLSQIDINTIEQIEIIEGPMSVIYGTDALAGVVNVITKKARVVPDRNTYSVSARVQEETIGDEYEAFSGEGIHNESLNLNWGSKTGIYLDGAYSRNVTGGWRGDEVGRARTWAPKDQFYYDVTAGYKKKNLNVWYRLSYLDETTFKPENPKTETSNEIVDVDYLVDRYTHNMQADWKVNNRLGFNVVSSYQDYKRRTRTIVSDLESGEKWLSTDESAQDVSKFQGIFTRATATWKATSNIDLQPGIEYNWDKGSGGRIFGEPDISTFAAFLSAEWRATEWFSIRPGVRSIIAADYDAPVAIPSVSTKFSLNPDMDLRLSYAYGFRAPTLQELYFSFHNANHDIEGNPDLKAEYSNNFTGSYTWRIFHNETIRLTSTLSAFYNDFQDRIETAYESENSTKTTYKNISKYKTTGGTFENALMWKNLQANIGFSLVGRYNNLQDNEDVAAENKDMPDFRFSPELSASITYHITKSKTNLNLFYKFTGSRDEYQYDSTTKELYLGGVGSFHWADFTISQRAGKYLNINAGIKNIFDITTVRNTAGGSGHDVSGPSTLKGCGRSYFVGLSFLFNK from the coding sequence ATGTTAAAGTATATATTTATAGTGATTGCTCTCTTTGCAGTCACCTTGAATACTATTGCGCAAAAAACGACAAAAGAAAGAGTCTCAGGAATAGTGAAAACTACTGATGGACAGCCGGCTGAGTGTATCTCAGTCTCTTTGAAAAATACAACTTACGGTTGTATAACAGATGAAAATGGTCACTTCGAATTTGATGCTCCTGCCGGGGAATATATCTTAGTTGTATATTCTATTGCAGCTCATCGTAAAGAAACTCCTGTTATTATTAAAACTAGTGATTCAAACTTCTTTCCAGACCTTACTATTATAGAAAATAAAAACCAGTTGGAAGAGGTGGTTGTAACCGGACAGTTTACCCCACAGTCGCTTCGTAACTCTCTTTACAAAGTAAGGGTGATTAATAATCAGGCCATACAGCAAAAAGCAGCGACTGATATGCAATCGTTGTTGAATACCGAGATCGGGGTACGGATTACCAATGATATAGCTTTGGGAGAGAATAAGTTTGAACTGATGGGAATGGGAGGCAATAATATAAAAATACTCGTCGACGGTGTACCCCTTGTAGATAGAGGGGCAACCAAGCAAAGCCTGAGCCAGATAGATATAAATACGATAGAACAGATCGAAATTATAGAAGGTCCCATGTCTGTCATATATGGTACCGATGCCTTGGCCGGAGTGGTGAATGTGATAACCAAAAAGGCTAGAGTGGTACCCGACAGGAATACATACTCCGTATCTGCACGTGTGCAGGAAGAGACGATAGGAGATGAATATGAAGCATTTTCGGGAGAAGGTATCCACAACGAAAGCCTGAATCTGAACTGGGGGTCAAAAACAGGCATCTATCTCGATGGTGCATACTCGCGTAACGTCACAGGAGGATGGAGAGGCGACGAAGTGGGACGAGCCAGAACATGGGCACCCAAGGATCAGTTCTACTACGACGTAACTGCCGGATATAAGAAAAAAAACTTGAATGTATGGTATCGCCTTAGTTATCTCGATGAGACGACATTTAAACCGGAAAATCCCAAAACAGAAACTTCAAACGAAATTGTAGACGTAGATTACCTTGTCGACAGATATACCCACAATATGCAAGCAGATTGGAAAGTAAACAATAGGCTGGGTTTCAATGTGGTTTCGTCCTATCAGGATTACAAACGGCGTACACGTACGATTGTTTCTGATTTGGAAAGCGGTGAGAAATGGTTATCGACAGATGAATCGGCTCAGGATGTATCCAAATTTCAGGGCATCTTTACACGAGCAACAGCTACGTGGAAAGCAACATCCAATATCGACTTGCAACCCGGAATCGAATACAACTGGGACAAAGGCTCTGGTGGGCGTATATTCGGAGAACCTGATATTTCTACGTTTGCCGCTTTTCTGTCAGCCGAATGGCGTGCTACCGAATGGTTCAGTATTCGCCCGGGAGTGCGGTCCATTATAGCTGCCGACTACGATGCTCCGGTGGCCATTCCGTCGGTAAGTACAAAGTTTTCGCTAAATCCTGATATGGATCTGCGCCTGTCGTATGCATACGGCTTCAGAGCGCCTACATTACAGGAGTTGTACTTCTCTTTTCACAATGCCAATCACGACATAGAGGGCAATCCGGATCTGAAAGCCGAATACTCCAACAATTTCACAGGCTCTTATACATGGCGTATATTTCACAACGAAACTATAAGACTTACCTCCACACTGTCTGCTTTCTATAACGATTTTCAAGACCGTATAGAGACAGCTTATGAATCGGAGAATTCGACCAAAACAACATATAAGAATATATCTAAGTATAAAACAACCGGCGGAACGTTCGAGAATGCTTTGATGTGGAAAAATCTACAGGCAAATATCGGCTTCTCTCTGGTTGGGCGTTACAACAATCTGCAAGACAACGAAGATGTAGCAGCCGAAAATAAAGATATGCCCGATTTTCGTTTCTCTCCCGAACTGAGTGCGAGTATCACTTATCATATAACAAAGAGTAAAACTAACCTTAATCTGTTTTACAAATTTACAGGTAGCCGAGACGAGTATCAGTACGATAGCACGACCAAAGAATTGTATCTCGGAGGCGTAGGTAGTTTCCACTGGGCTGATTTTACAATTAGCCAGCGCGCAGGTAAATATCTGAATATAAATGCCGGAATTAAAAATATATTTGATATAACAACCGTAAGAAACACCGCTGGAGGCAGCGGGCACGACGTAAGCGGGCCTTCTACACTGAAAGGTTGTGGACGTTCCTACTTCGTCGGTTTGAGTTTTCTTTTTAATAAATAA
- a CDS encoding choice-of-anchor L domain-containing protein, with the protein MRINKIHSSLKVILFSVFLLPYLGANAQHITTEDSIAIAKERARGSIMPRTSNRPASPNANSISVNRDAAIVTYTPAELVEKIFLKSQGGDCATEGVIEDVTLHALNWTGTAWSATSPEYNRSMSYFSGGQTAGTRVLGIESGILLTTGPGLYAEGPNSSGSGSQSTLNGGKALSDADLQALTTNSVNCGTVLEFTFTPQSSQISFEYVFGSEEYPNYSNNPTYNDVFGFFISDEDGISNKKNIAIVPGTTDLPVAIYNVNQLRNTEYFVNCYTTAGQQVEYNGHTTVLTAKATVEPGKKYRLKLAIANVGDNSYGSGVFLKAGSFDLGLGITNHGNEIQGMDNVFQACESNKFTLKINKSSVARTIGMTYSGAAVNFIKQPDGSNMPATINVPAYSTEVSVPYKVLSTVSTNGGDFNIKATIPGCGEITKTIYVYQQFLSATVKTTPSCNGNDGSLYVEATGGSPRVEMSRNGGVDWQKIAVPFTGLAPGSYTVMVRDSIGCNTETLTAVITGKPVINNTFTETTVCAGTIVPKVTLTSTVAGTTYAWTCSNPAIGLTSGTGDIPQFTAKNTTTGQLEATVTVTPTAFGCVGVSKSYKIIVNPVADVKPISNLTVCNNSLVSSIPFETTAIPTNKVTYTWKNSNATIGLVASGSGSNLPSFTAVNSGIAPLTATIEVTPKYEDCIGTPLTFTITVNPTVIVKPITNLTVCNNTQVPSIPFETTATPSGKVTYTWKNSNTDIGLVISGFSSSLPSFTAVNPSTAPITATIEVTPKYEDCIGTPLTFTITVNPTAIVKPIANLTVCNNNLVPSISFETTATPTEKVTYTWKNNNTAIGLVTSGSGSSLPSFTAVNSGTTALTATIEVTPKYEDCIGTPLTFTITVNPTAIVKPITNLTVCNNTQVPSIPFETTATPSGKVTYTWKNNNAAIGLVAIGSGSSLPSFTATNPGTAPLTATIEVTPKYENCEGTKLTFIITVNAPVVAGTIKGNSFVCENQHPLEIKEITVASGGSNSFTYQWQSSTDDVIWTDIQGAKNVSYTPGILATDTHFKRITIDGFCGQQFESNTFTIKVVAQPTALYWKSTAADSNWNNPDNWMDKDGNQLGMVPLACTDVQITGGSDNYPSLDLGSTPVNIYGTPQCRNITFQYGAEVAYQYKLAYEKAFVQYNWGYYSNTSGLAEGAQPDKNGAGSPCLVQERDTWYALAAPLKNMASGDFSFGGFPLTWQGGFNIQDPVTGQSVEVEAGDFSKAYARNDINLATTNNAIAIRIPSYKNEIGYNDHCHMNGLEGVLEFPYFENETKAPFYPAHTYDKFTHESKFFYFDTKTLQLIYSPVGRMTRGTDSYRFIYESPTNAVKNITVGGSSVPGYAQEVSKQIATSPKIMVGNPFMASINSKRFLDANNIDPGAPKLLASDGYYIFNSTLQTWQNFPFSATNNIKPQQAFIVTLAEGVNHTELLYPFEGTYALTGSTFRGLSQVLPEGSSLYLKTSDNNDMAGDYAILNASQAEDNQNNVKKMIYTEGYVVPETFFITPDGKDYNLVQAIEDGVKEIGIGVKCSDTQKPLKFTFENVSEFYSTYGVRPVLVDKFMSIEQDLTDNYIYHFNQRKTTIENRYIDAERFVLRMASSGDIVGNVDKDIHIVYQNDVLDVKSDRIIKVVRVYDLYGRLIHLNRQINSTVYTKPLSLAQGLYIVKVQTEDGKTKVEKIMAL; encoded by the coding sequence ATGAGAATCAATAAAATACATAGTAGTTTAAAAGTAATACTCTTTTCTGTATTTCTTTTGCCTTATCTTGGAGCTAATGCTCAGCATATCACTACCGAGGATAGCATTGCAATAGCTAAAGAGAGGGCCAGAGGTTCTATAATGCCACGAACGTCTAATCGTCCGGCATCACCTAATGCAAATAGTATTTCTGTAAACAGGGATGCAGCCATCGTAACATATACCCCGGCTGAACTTGTAGAAAAAATATTCCTCAAAAGCCAGGGAGGTGATTGTGCTACGGAAGGAGTAATTGAAGATGTTACACTTCATGCATTAAACTGGACAGGTACAGCATGGTCAGCAACGAGTCCGGAATACAACAGATCTATGTCGTACTTTAGTGGAGGACAAACGGCGGGAACCCGTGTATTGGGTATAGAAAGTGGGATTTTACTTACCACCGGACCGGGGCTGTATGCAGAAGGTCCCAATAGTAGTGGAAGCGGATCTCAAAGTACGTTGAATGGAGGTAAAGCGCTTAGTGATGCAGATTTGCAGGCTTTAACCACTAATAGTGTAAATTGTGGTACGGTATTGGAATTTACTTTTACACCACAATCATCTCAAATCAGTTTTGAATATGTATTCGGATCGGAAGAATATCCCAATTATTCTAATAATCCGACTTATAATGACGTATTTGGTTTTTTTATATCTGATGAGGATGGTATTTCCAACAAAAAAAATATTGCGATAGTACCCGGCACTACTGATTTACCGGTTGCAATCTATAATGTAAACCAACTAAGAAACACCGAGTATTTTGTAAATTGTTATACTACAGCCGGACAACAAGTAGAATATAACGGACATACAACAGTTTTGACAGCAAAAGCTACCGTAGAGCCGGGGAAAAAGTACAGATTAAAACTAGCTATAGCTAATGTTGGGGATAACAGTTATGGGTCGGGAGTATTCCTTAAAGCTGGTAGTTTCGACTTAGGGCTTGGTATTACTAATCATGGAAATGAGATTCAGGGCATGGATAATGTCTTTCAGGCTTGCGAAAGTAATAAATTCACATTGAAGATAAACAAAAGTTCTGTGGCAAGGACAATCGGAATGACTTATTCCGGAGCTGCTGTGAATTTTATAAAACAGCCGGATGGCAGCAATATGCCTGCGACAATTAATGTACCTGCATATTCGACGGAAGTAAGTGTGCCTTACAAAGTATTGAGTACTGTGTCTACAAACGGTGGAGACTTTAATATTAAGGCAACGATTCCGGGATGTGGTGAAATAACAAAAACAATATATGTATATCAACAGTTTTTATCTGCTACGGTAAAGACTACACCGTCATGTAATGGTAATGACGGTAGTTTATATGTTGAGGCCACCGGCGGTTCTCCACGTGTGGAAATGAGTCGGAATGGAGGAGTCGACTGGCAAAAGATAGCTGTACCTTTTACCGGATTGGCACCGGGTTCATATACAGTTATGGTACGTGACTCTATTGGTTGTAATACAGAAACACTTACTGCAGTTATAACAGGTAAACCCGTTATAAATAATACCTTTACCGAAACCACTGTCTGTGCCGGAACTATTGTGCCTAAAGTAACACTTACAAGCACAGTTGCCGGAACTACTTATGCATGGACATGCAGCAATCCTGCTATCGGTCTAACTTCGGGTACAGGGGATATTCCTCAATTTACCGCGAAGAATACGACCACAGGGCAGTTGGAAGCTACGGTAACAGTTACTCCTACGGCATTTGGTTGTGTTGGTGTTTCAAAAAGTTATAAGATAATAGTCAATCCGGTTGCCGATGTAAAACCTATTTCTAATCTGACAGTCTGTAATAACAGCTTGGTATCGTCTATCCCATTCGAAACTACGGCCATACCAACTAATAAAGTAACGTATACATGGAAAAATAGTAATGCTACTATCGGTCTTGTTGCCAGCGGTTCGGGTTCAAATCTGCCGTCTTTTACTGCAGTAAATTCAGGTATTGCACCTCTAACAGCCACAATAGAAGTAACACCCAAATATGAAGATTGTATCGGCACGCCGTTGACATTTACTATTACAGTCAACCCGACAGTTATCGTGAAGCCTATTACTAATTTGACAGTATGTAATAACACTCAGGTACCATCTATCCCATTTGAAACTACAGCCACTCCATCCGGCAAAGTGACATATACATGGAAAAATAGTAATACGGATATTGGTCTTGTTATCAGTGGTTTTAGTTCAAGTCTGCCTTCTTTTACTGCTGTAAATCCGAGTACTGCACCCATAACAGCCACAATTGAGGTAACACCCAAATATGAAGATTGTATTGGCACGCCATTGACATTCACTATTACAGTCAATCCGACAGCCATCGTGAAGCCTATTGCTAATCTAACGGTATGTAATAATAATTTAGTTCCGTCCATATCATTTGAAACTACAGCTACTCCGACAGAAAAAGTGACATATACATGGAAAAACAATAATACCGCTATAGGGCTTGTCACTAGTGGTTCGGGTTCGAGTCTGCCGTCTTTTACTGCAGTAAATTCAGGTACTACAGCTCTAACAGCCACAATAGAAGTAACACCCAAATATGAAGATTGTATTGGCACGCCGTTGACATTCACTATTACAGTCAATCCGACAGCCATCGTGAAACCTATTACTAATTTGACAGTATGTAATAACACTCAGGTACCATCTATCCCATTTGAAACTACAGCCACTCCATCCGGCAAAGTGACATATACATGGAAAAATAATAATGCTGCTATCGGTCTTGTTGCTATCGGTTCGGGTTCAAGTCTGCCGTCTTTTACCGCGACCAATCCAGGTACTGCACCTCTAACAGCTACAATAGAAGTAACACCCAAATATGAAAATTGTGAAGGTACAAAACTTACATTTATTATTACGGTAAATGCTCCTGTTGTAGCAGGAACTATAAAGGGTAATTCATTTGTATGTGAAAATCAGCACCCATTGGAAATAAAAGAAATTACAGTAGCTTCAGGTGGGAGTAATTCATTCACATATCAGTGGCAGTCTAGCACAGATGACGTAATATGGACAGATATACAAGGTGCAAAAAATGTAAGTTATACGCCCGGCATTCTTGCTACTGATACACATTTCAAAAGGATAACTATCGATGGATTCTGTGGTCAGCAATTTGAAAGCAATACATTTACCATTAAGGTAGTGGCGCAGCCAACAGCTTTATATTGGAAATCAACAGCCGCAGATAGTAATTGGAATAACCCGGACAACTGGATGGATAAAGATGGCAATCAGCTAGGGATGGTGCCATTGGCATGTACAGATGTGCAGATAACGGGAGGTTCGGATAATTATCCTTCACTGGACTTAGGTAGTACACCTGTAAATATATATGGAACTCCGCAATGTAGGAATATTACTTTCCAGTATGGAGCAGAAGTTGCATACCAGTATAAGTTAGCCTATGAAAAAGCATTTGTCCAGTATAATTGGGGGTATTACAGTAATACAAGCGGACTGGCGGAAGGTGCTCAGCCCGACAAGAACGGGGCTGGCTCCCCATGTCTGGTACAAGAACGGGATACCTGGTATGCGTTAGCCGCTCCATTAAAAAATATGGCATCCGGAGACTTTTCATTTGGCGGTTTTCCTCTAACATGGCAAGGTGGTTTTAATATACAAGATCCTGTAACCGGGCAGTCTGTAGAGGTAGAAGCCGGGGATTTCAGTAAAGCATATGCGAGAAATGATATCAATTTGGCAACGACTAATAATGCAATTGCGATCAGAATTCCTTCGTATAAAAATGAGATAGGATACAATGATCATTGCCACATGAATGGCCTTGAGGGAGTTCTGGAATTTCCATACTTTGAAAATGAGACAAAAGCTCCGTTTTATCCGGCTCATACCTACGATAAATTTACGCACGAAAGCAAGTTCTTCTATTTTGATACTAAAACACTTCAGTTGATATATTCTCCGGTAGGACGAATGACACGTGGAACAGACTCTTATAGGTTTATATACGAATCACCTACGAATGCGGTTAAGAATATAACTGTAGGAGGAAGCAGTGTCCCCGGATATGCCCAGGAAGTATCTAAGCAAATAGCTACATCACCGAAAATAATGGTTGGGAATCCGTTTATGGCCTCTATTAACTCTAAACGCTTCCTCGATGCCAATAACATAGATCCGGGTGCGCCGAAGCTATTGGCCAGTGATGGATATTATATATTCAATAGCACATTACAGACATGGCAGAACTTTCCATTTTCGGCAACAAACAATATTAAACCTCAACAGGCATTTATCGTGACATTGGCCGAAGGGGTGAATCATACAGAGTTATTGTATCCATTCGAGGGGACATATGCTCTGACTGGATCTACCTTCAGAGGATTATCTCAAGTATTGCCGGAAGGTAGTTCTCTCTATCTGAAAACGAGTGATAATAATGATATGGCTGGAGACTATGCCATTTTGAATGCATCTCAGGCAGAGGATAATCAGAATAATGTAAAGAAAATGATATATACAGAGGGATATGTTGTCCCCGAAACGTTTTTCATCACGCCTGACGGCAAGGACTATAATCTTGTTCAAGCAATTGAGGATGGTGTCAAAGAAATAGGTATAGGTGTCAAATGCTCCGATACTCAAAAACCTCTGAAGTTTACATTCGAAAATGTGTCTGAATTTTATTCGACCTATGGCGTACGCCCTGTATTAGTAGACAAATTTATGTCTATAGAGCAGGATCTGACCGATAATTATATTTATCATTTTAATCAGCGAAAGACAACTATAGAAAACAGATATATAGATGCAGAAAGGTTTGTCTTGCGTATGGCATCTTCCGGAGATATTGTTGGAAATGTAGATAAAGACATTCATATAGTTTACCAAAATGATGTTTTAGATGTAAAATCTGACCGGATAATTAAAGTTGTTCGCGTATACGACTTGTATGGAAGGCTGATACATTTGAATAGGCAGATAAACTCAACTGTTTATACCAAACCTCTATCGTTAGCCCAAGGCTTGTATATCGTAAAAGTACAAACAGAAGATGGCAAAACTAAAGTGGAAAAAATAATGGCTTTGTAA